One Bacilli bacterium genomic window carries:
- a CDS encoding SPOR domain-containing protein, which produces MSKFRITYRLNEGRETAGIKERGENGPPKRGDDRADGQGQHEKSGLNMFTTDFGAWSSPFDEETRKLEQIIRQSGSRSHEKSDPETGYFADAWPGKNEPDTPVFPHAVPVASARGRGTSLLKVMTTVSGAVVTGLFIGMFILALFGDKAGLFPETPTSQTSAPAEGSFPEQSTGAPAASAADSPPAGDPNDSAADWLEVDIPAQTYFMLQNGIFTTAQGAQTAEKQLAANGFAAYTQHTDKYYVFAGVTATKDDALDLRKHMEEKKLEAYIKTIDLPQISKVHWTGSRASALDDFFLSARNLARSISGLTALYLEESRPLTDEAAKQLERDFQTWSAAAAKLAGTVPRDAEQAYAEIGKAVNTAAVAMDAYRKKPEAAYLREAQSALLQYILAETEFWAKLSAQT; this is translated from the coding sequence ATGAGCAAATTCCGGATTACCTATCGTTTGAATGAGGGGCGTGAAACCGCCGGCATCAAGGAACGCGGGGAAAACGGGCCGCCGAAACGCGGCGATGACCGCGCGGATGGCCAAGGCCAACATGAAAAAAGCGGACTCAACATGTTCACGACGGACTTTGGCGCATGGTCCAGCCCTTTTGACGAGGAAACCAGAAAGCTGGAACAAATAATCCGGCAATCGGGCAGCCGGTCGCATGAAAAAAGCGACCCGGAAACCGGCTATTTTGCCGATGCCTGGCCTGGAAAGAACGAACCGGACACGCCGGTTTTTCCTCATGCGGTTCCCGTCGCATCGGCCCGCGGACGCGGAACATCCTTGCTGAAAGTAATGACGACGGTTTCCGGCGCTGTTGTAACCGGCTTGTTTATCGGCATGTTTATTTTGGCATTGTTCGGCGACAAAGCGGGCCTTTTCCCGGAAACGCCGACAAGCCAAACATCGGCCCCTGCCGAAGGGTCATTTCCGGAGCAGTCGACAGGCGCTCCGGCGGCATCCGCTGCGGATTCGCCGCCCGCCGGCGACCCGAACGATTCAGCCGCTGATTGGCTTGAAGTGGATATCCCGGCGCAAACATATTTTATGCTGCAAAACGGGATTTTCACCACCGCGCAGGGAGCCCAAACAGCGGAAAAACAACTGGCGGCCAACGGTTTTGCCGCCTACACGCAGCACACCGACAAATACTACGTATTTGCCGGCGTAACGGCAACGAAAGACGACGCGCTTGATTTGCGCAAGCACATGGAAGAAAAGAAACTGGAAGCGTATATCAAAACGATTGATTTGCCGCAAATCAGCAAAGTGCACTGGACCGGCTCCAGGGCTTCCGCTTTGGATGATTTTTTTCTCAGCGCCCGAAATCTGGCGCGTTCGATAAGCGGCTTGACCGCATTGTACCTGGAGGAAAGCAGGCCGCTTACGGATGAGGCGGCTAAACAATTGGAGCGTGATTTCCAAACGTGGAGCGCCGCCGCCGCCAAACTTGCCGGTACCGTTCCGCGCGATGCCGAACAAGCGTATGCGGAGATCGGCAAGGCGGTCAATACTGCGGCAGTCGCGATGGATGCCTACCGCAAAAAGCCGGAAGCGGCTTATTTGCGTGAAGCCCAATCGGCGCTATTGCAATATATTTTGGCCGAGACGGAGTTTTGGGCGAAGCTTTCGGCGCAGACTTAG
- a CDS encoding YIP1 family protein, with the protein MKNLVTVLFSPTATFAGLRERKLGWIAAFIALLVVTPIGLWLQTPLMEKTLRAALEKANSGVDIESMIRFSQQTSYITTPVITIVVVLLGALLLLFVNMIVRGEAKYGQLVTVYLYANVPVMIETILSGILARVTDADSVKDITLSAAAMLPDKTGLTFELTKLLNPFSIFALILVVIGTAVMARKPRGSVAVWIVGGWLVFKIISALVGSLAQGLAA; encoded by the coding sequence GTGAAAAATCTTGTTACGGTGCTGTTTTCTCCTACCGCAACATTTGCCGGATTGCGGGAGCGGAAGTTAGGTTGGATTGCGGCTTTTATCGCTCTTTTGGTAGTAACGCCGATAGGTTTATGGCTTCAGACTCCTTTGATGGAAAAAACATTGCGAGCCGCATTGGAAAAAGCCAACAGTGGTGTAGATATCGAGAGCATGATTCGCTTTTCGCAACAAACTTCATATATTACGACTCCCGTTATTACGATCGTCGTTGTGTTGTTAGGCGCGCTGCTTTTGTTGTTCGTTAATATGATCGTGCGCGGCGAAGCCAAATACGGCCAACTGGTCACCGTTTATCTGTATGCGAATGTTCCGGTTATGATCGAAACGATTCTTTCGGGTATTCTCGCTCGCGTTACCGACGCCGACAGCGTCAAGGATATCACGTTAAGCGCGGCGGCCATGTTGCCGGATAAAACCGGTTTAACCTTCGAGCTGACAAAGCTTTTGAACCCGTTCAGCATTTTCGCGCTGATTCTGGTCGTAATCGGCACGGCCGTGATGGCAAGAAAGCCGCGCGGCTCGGTGGCGGTGTGGATTGTCGGCGGTTGGCTGGTTTTCAAAATCATTTCCGCGTTGGTCGGATCGTTGGCTCAAGGCTTGGCCGCTTAA
- a CDS encoding ABC transporter ATP-binding protein, protein MIRLRGITKTYRNGPLELVALKTIDLDIEPGEFVAIMGPSGSGKSTLMNILGCLDVPTAGKYVLDGQEVQALSEEELAKVRNRKIGFVFQSFNLLPRQSVLRNVELPMLYGGVKKQERLRRARFFIEKVGLAERIQHRPNELSGGQRQRVAIARALSMNPAVLLADEPTGNLDAKSSEEIMDLFKQINDEGSTVILVTHEPDIAAHAKRVLRFGDGEILEDTARGGGRG, encoded by the coding sequence ATGATCCGGTTAAGGGGTATCACGAAAACCTACCGTAATGGCCCGTTGGAACTCGTCGCCCTGAAAACAATCGATCTGGATATTGAACCCGGTGAATTTGTGGCGATTATGGGCCCATCCGGGTCAGGCAAATCGACCTTGATGAACATCCTGGGTTGCCTGGATGTGCCGACGGCCGGCAAATATGTGCTGGACGGGCAAGAAGTGCAGGCGCTTTCCGAAGAGGAGCTTGCCAAAGTGCGCAATCGCAAAATCGGGTTCGTCTTTCAAAGCTTCAATCTGCTGCCGCGCCAATCCGTGCTGCGCAATGTCGAACTGCCCATGCTGTATGGCGGCGTAAAAAAGCAGGAACGGCTGCGGCGGGCCCGTTTTTTCATTGAAAAAGTCGGCCTGGCGGAGCGCATTCAGCATCGCCCCAACGAGTTATCCGGCGGCCAGCGGCAGCGGGTGGCGATCGCCCGGGCTTTGTCGATGAATCCGGCGGTTCTTCTGGCCGATGAGCCGACGGGAAATCTGGATGCCAAATCTTCCGAGGAAATTATGGATTTGTTCAAGCAGATCAATGATGAAGGTTCCACCGTTATTTTGGTGACGCATGAACCGGATATTGCCGCGCACGCGAAACGAGTGCTCCGGTTCGGCGACGGAGAAATACTGGAAGATACGGCGAGGGGAGGCGGCAGAGGATGA
- a CDS encoding efflux RND transporter periplasmic adaptor subunit: MKKKLIWGLILIIAASGIFTYNVIRLNHKTPVKLVKVEQGELSQNIFASGKLESAGVSDQLIGLNGKVAEVKVKKGDKVTKGQVLVVMDTSDIEQQIALEQNKLQQIKLGREQARKAQFEADRQAVWQGGAPEEEDRDAYASYDLQIAGEEIVIDSLKEKLTQKELRAERDGVVTELSVHSGQMVQQGMPALQITDISQLRVRAYLNELDANQAHENMEAIISGDAFADTYKGTLTSVAAVARPVDQTTRDPMVEILVSVDQPKPELKPGFNASVELLVKQPEKLLIPLSAVQYVGDKSYVYEVKDGRAVRVSVQLGVDNEELVQVLKGLKAGDEIIADVQNGMREGKKVKAK; this comes from the coding sequence ATGAAAAAGAAACTCATATGGGGCCTTATTTTAATCATCGCCGCGTCCGGAATTTTTACCTACAACGTGATTCGCCTGAATCATAAAACGCCTGTCAAACTGGTCAAAGTGGAACAAGGGGAACTGTCGCAAAACATATTCGCCAGCGGCAAGTTGGAGTCGGCCGGCGTTTCCGATCAATTGATCGGGTTAAACGGCAAAGTAGCCGAAGTAAAGGTGAAAAAAGGCGACAAGGTAACAAAAGGCCAGGTTCTTGTCGTCATGGACACATCGGATATCGAACAGCAAATCGCCCTGGAACAAAATAAACTGCAGCAGATCAAACTGGGGCGCGAACAGGCGCGGAAAGCGCAATTCGAAGCGGATCGCCAGGCGGTTTGGCAAGGCGGCGCCCCCGAAGAAGAGGATCGCGACGCTTATGCGTCTTATGATTTACAAATCGCAGGCGAAGAGATCGTAATTGATTCACTGAAGGAAAAGTTGACGCAGAAAGAACTTCGGGCCGAACGCGACGGCGTTGTCACCGAACTTTCCGTTCATTCCGGGCAAATGGTGCAGCAAGGTATGCCGGCGCTGCAAATTACCGATATTAGCCAATTGCGCGTTCGGGCATATTTGAACGAACTGGACGCCAACCAGGCGCATGAGAACATGGAGGCGATCATATCCGGCGACGCTTTTGCCGATACATATAAAGGAACGCTGACTTCCGTTGCCGCGGTGGCCCGGCCTGTCGATCAAACGACGAGAGATCCTATGGTAGAAATTCTTGTTTCCGTTGACCAACCAAAGCCGGAGCTTAAACCCGGTTTCAACGCATCGGTCGAACTGCTTGTCAAACAACCGGAAAAACTGCTTATTCCGCTCTCGGCCGTGCAATATGTCGGCGACAAATCGTATGTTTACGAGGTAAAAGACGGCAGGGCGGTCCGCGTAAGCGTGCAATTGGGCGTTGACAATGAAGAACTGGTGCAGGTGCTAAAAGGCCTCAAGGCGGGGGATGAAATTATCGCCGACGTGCAGAACGGGATGCGGGAAGGCAAAAAGGTGAAAGCAAAATGA
- a CDS encoding N-acetylmuramoyl-L-alanine amidase, whose product MGKWASVLTGLILALLLLPYQALAAVIVVDPGHGGFDRGATGVNGVYEKDVNLQIAQKLADKLREMGYIAQLTRNSDIYLSLQNRVDITAAKDADLFVSIHANAYPASPSVSGSMVLYFDRAFEQAAYIPSKQMRELTPQSKKLAQSIEQQLTLSAGTVNRGIVPSSVFVVRKGKVPSVLVETAFLTNPREAQLLASDAFQQKLATGIANGIAQFMPADPADISHHWAKAAILRLQDAGIIDGNKPFLPNAGLSRAEFAVMTDLVFHFADLPPVADAHREFADLPVTHPAYEALQYAVHDGFLQGYDDGLLHPDQTISREEMVVILDRIIRTVRGDADADLFPKKIKYFRDVPIDSWSAKAIYRIRDLNLIRGINDTDFAPKRSITKAEGAVIIDRYMQTAAAGQTGSN is encoded by the coding sequence ATGGGGAAATGGGCATCTGTCCTGACGGGGTTGATACTTGCGCTGCTTTTGCTGCCGTATCAGGCGCTGGCAGCCGTAATTGTCGTCGATCCGGGACATGGCGGTTTCGACAGAGGGGCAACGGGAGTAAACGGAGTCTATGAAAAGGATGTAAATTTGCAGATCGCGCAAAAACTGGCCGACAAATTGCGAGAAATGGGCTACATCGCGCAGTTGACTAGAAACAGCGATATTTATCTCAGCTTGCAAAACAGGGTGGATATTACGGCGGCAAAAGACGCGGATTTATTCGTTTCCATTCACGCCAACGCATACCCGGCATCCCCTTCCGTATCCGGAAGCATGGTATTATACTTTGACCGCGCGTTTGAACAAGCGGCATACATACCGAGCAAGCAAATGCGGGAGCTCACTCCGCAAAGCAAAAAGCTGGCGCAAAGCATTGAACAGCAACTGACATTAAGCGCAGGCACGGTGAATCGAGGGATCGTGCCCAGTTCCGTCTTTGTCGTCCGCAAAGGCAAAGTGCCTAGCGTTTTGGTGGAGACCGCTTTTCTCACCAATCCGCGGGAAGCGCAATTGCTGGCAAGCGACGCTTTTCAGCAAAAATTGGCGACAGGAATCGCCAACGGCATAGCGCAATTTATGCCGGCTGATCCTGCAGATATAAGCCATCATTGGGCGAAAGCGGCGATATTGCGCCTTCAGGATGCGGGAATCATCGATGGGAACAAGCCATTTTTGCCAAACGCGGGGTTGTCGCGCGCGGAGTTTGCCGTTATGACTGACCTCGTGTTCCATTTCGCCGATCTGCCGCCCGTCGCGGACGCCCATCGCGAATTCGCCGATTTGCCCGTAACGCATCCGGCATATGAGGCGCTGCAATATGCTGTGCACGACGGATTTTTGCAAGGCTATGACGACGGCCTGCTGCATCCGGACCAAACGATTTCCCGCGAGGAAATGGTCGTAATCCTGGATCGGATCATACGAACTGTGCGCGGCGATGCGGATGCGGATTTGTTTCCGAAGAAAATAAAATACTTTCGTGATGTGCCCATTGATTCGTGGTCGGCGAAAGCCATCTACCGCATACGCGACCTGAACCTGATACGCGGCATAAACGATACCGACTTTGCTCCCAAACGCAGCATTACGAAAGCCGAAGGCGCGGTCATCATCGACCGTTACATGCAAACAGCCGCAGCCGGCCAAACAGGCTCCAACTAA
- a CDS encoding ABC transporter permease — protein sequence MSMLESILIALDNLRVNKMRAFLTIIGIVVGVGSVVTVVSIGQAGKTSIVSEISKYGEGFFLVTPNFQNGGNLQQIGLTMQDLEQIKRLPDIRVAAGMISYGSEVTVRKDTEKLSVNGTTADITELENINMLAGRFYSPGEVRARQRVIVVESKFAEKVYGSAQAALHKKLPIDGKIYRIIGVYESSESFLGGLGGERYTVYVPVTIDPTLNRIDYMELQATSGSTLDKAINETKKLLAKRHNTDVSSYMTQSGKDLEKQVGSVFTILQTIIGSIAGISLFVGGIGVMNIMLVSVTERTREIGIRKAIGAKPGTIMAQFLIEAVTLSILGGILGALLGLGGAGLFSFIIDWPFIISWWAIFLAFAFSAGVGIFFGLYPANKAARLQPIDALRYE from the coding sequence ATGAGCATGCTGGAAAGCATCCTGATCGCGCTCGATAATTTGCGTGTGAATAAAATGCGCGCTTTTCTCACGATTATCGGCATAGTTGTCGGAGTTGGCTCGGTTGTGACGGTCGTGTCCATCGGCCAGGCGGGCAAGACATCCATCGTATCGGAAATATCCAAATACGGGGAAGGCTTTTTTCTGGTTACGCCCAATTTTCAAAATGGCGGTAATTTGCAGCAAATCGGCTTGACGATGCAGGATTTGGAGCAAATCAAACGCCTGCCTGATATCCGGGTTGCCGCGGGCATGATCTCGTACGGTTCTGAAGTAACGGTGCGGAAAGACACCGAAAAACTTTCCGTCAACGGTACAACAGCGGATATAACCGAGTTGGAAAATATTAACATGTTGGCCGGCCGGTTTTACAGTCCCGGAGAGGTTAGAGCCCGGCAAAGGGTTATCGTCGTCGAATCAAAGTTTGCCGAGAAGGTTTACGGTTCCGCCCAGGCCGCTTTGCATAAAAAGTTGCCGATCGACGGGAAAATCTATCGGATTATCGGCGTGTACGAGTCATCGGAATCGTTTTTGGGCGGGCTGGGCGGCGAGCGGTATACCGTTTATGTCCCTGTCACGATCGATCCAACGTTAAACCGTATCGATTACATGGAATTGCAAGCCACATCGGGAAGTACGCTGGATAAAGCGATCAACGAAACAAAAAAGCTCCTGGCAAAACGGCATAATACCGATGTTTCCAGTTATATGACGCAATCCGGCAAAGATCTCGAAAAGCAGGTGGGTTCGGTATTTACCATTTTGCAGACCATTATCGGCTCGATTGCCGGCATATCCTTATTCGTCGGCGGCATTGGCGTGATGAACATTATGCTGGTTTCCGTAACGGAGCGCACCAGGGAAATCGGCATCCGCAAGGCAATCGGAGCCAAGCCGGGCACGATTATGGCGCAGTTTCTGATCGAAGCGGTGACGCTGTCCATTTTGGGCGGGATTCTTGGAGCACTGCTGGGACTGGGCGGCGCCGGATTATTTTCATTCATTATTGATTGGCCGTTCATCATTTCCTGGTGGGCGATTTTTCTCGCCTTCGCGTTTTCTGCCGGAGTGGGGATTTTCTTCGGCCTTTATCCGGCCAACAAAGCTGCCAGGCTGCAGCCGATCGACGCGCTGCGCTACGAATAA